The proteins below come from a single Oerskovia jenensis genomic window:
- a CDS encoding heavy metal transporter, translating to MSSQEPLPRVVVRSTDPLPPSPPDAPPAAPGAGEEAPSGGVPGGPGDTPGPDGGSEPAAVYARSLARTQLRLALACVVSFLVVVALLTVAMSAVPTLGDVHVLGVPLPWLLHAYGFYPVIGAFALVFALAAARNERRFRALVDDE from the coding sequence GTGAGCTCGCAGGAGCCGCTGCCGCGGGTCGTCGTCCGCTCGACCGACCCCCTGCCGCCCAGCCCGCCGGACGCCCCACCGGCCGCGCCGGGCGCGGGGGAGGAGGCGCCGTCGGGCGGGGTGCCCGGGGGCCCTGGTGACACGCCCGGGCCCGACGGCGGGAGCGAACCCGCGGCCGTCTACGCCCGCAGCCTCGCGCGCACCCAGCTCCGGCTCGCGCTCGCGTGCGTCGTGTCGTTCCTGGTCGTGGTCGCGCTGCTCACGGTCGCGATGAGCGCGGTGCCGACGCTGGGCGACGTGCACGTGCTCGGCGTGCCCCTGCCGTGGCTGCTGCACGCGTACGGCTTCTACCCGGTCATCGGGGCGTTCGCGCTCGTGTTCGCGCTGGCCGCCGCCCGCAACGAGCGGCGCTTCCGCGCGCTGGTGGACGACGAGTGA
- a CDS encoding LytR/AlgR family response regulator transcription factor, translating into MADDERPALDELTALLRRDPHVRSVHGVASGAEALRWLSEHPVHVAFLDIHMPGLTGLDLARALSRFSVRPAVVFVTADEARATEAFDVEAVDYVLKPVRRERLARAVERAVAVQAAASRAVEGAPPRGTSGTGGTGGTVARDGERSGPTTQVPPADETIAVTVGTTTRVVLRSAVRWVQAQGDYSRLVTDSDSYLVREPLSDLEERWTPAGFLRVHRSYLVDRAAVTAVRLGGAHPVVVVAGQEVPVSRRMAPSVRDALLRRPGGRP; encoded by the coding sequence GTGGCCGACGACGAGCGCCCGGCCCTCGACGAGCTGACCGCGCTGCTGCGCCGCGACCCGCACGTGCGCTCGGTGCACGGTGTCGCGTCGGGCGCCGAGGCCCTGCGCTGGCTGTCCGAGCATCCCGTGCACGTCGCGTTCCTCGACATCCACATGCCGGGCCTGACGGGGCTCGACCTCGCCCGGGCGCTGTCGCGGTTCTCGGTCCGGCCCGCGGTGGTGTTCGTGACGGCCGACGAGGCCCGGGCCACCGAGGCGTTCGACGTCGAGGCCGTCGACTACGTGCTCAAGCCCGTGCGGCGTGAGCGGCTCGCCCGCGCGGTCGAGCGGGCCGTCGCGGTCCAGGCGGCCGCGTCCCGTGCCGTCGAGGGCGCGCCGCCCCGAGGCACGAGCGGCACGGGCGGCACCGGTGGCACGGTCGCCCGCGACGGCGAGCGGTCCGGCCCGACGACGCAGGTCCCCCCGGCCGACGAGACCATCGCCGTCACGGTCGGCACGACGACGCGCGTCGTGCTGCGCTCGGCCGTGCGCTGGGTCCAGGCCCAGGGCGACTACTCGCGCCTGGTCACGGACTCCGACAGCTATCTGGTGCGCGAGCCCCTCTCCGACCTCGAGGAGCGCTGGACCCCGGCGGGCTTCCTGCGCGTGCACCGCTCGTACCTCGTCGACCGTGCCGCCGTGACCGCGGTCCGCCTCGGTGGCGCGCACCCGGTCGTGGTCGTCGCCGGGCAGGAGGTTCCCGTGAGCCGGCGCATGGCGCCGTCCGTGCGCGACGCGCTCCTGCGCCGCCCAGGGGGTCGTCCGTGA